In the Mytilus trossulus isolate FHL-02 chromosome 1, PNRI_Mtr1.1.1.hap1, whole genome shotgun sequence genome, one interval contains:
- the LOC134726708 gene encoding dynein axonemal heavy chain 6-like isoform X1, with the protein MATQKNDSTDIEVVLKDLKKITKGSLTELKSFANPPQPVKRVMEAVCILLGRTPSWEQSKKLLSDVNNFMQQIQNYDKDNVSPEIITKIRNEYISDPEFSVEKVKKVSGAIWKLCSWVIAIEKYDNLKKSADGK; encoded by the exons ATGGCTACACAGAAAAATGATTCTACAGATATCGAAGTCGTTCTTAAAGATCTAAAAAAG ATAACCAAAGGCTCGCTTACAGAGCTTAAATCATTTGCAAATCCACCACAACCAGTTAAAAGGGTCATGGAGGCAGTATGCATTTTGCTTGGTAGGACTCCGTCATGGGAACAGTCGAAGAAATTACTTAGTGATGTAAATAACTTCATGCAGCAGATTCAGAATTATGACAAGGATAATGTATCT cCGGAAATAATAACAAAGATACGCAATGAATATATAAGTGACCCGGAGTTTAGTGTTGAAAAAGTAAAGAAAGTGTCGGGGGCGATATGGAAGTTATGTTCATGGGTTATTGCTattgaaaaatatgataatCTTAAGAAGTCTGCCGATGGAAAATAA